In Treponema primitia ZAS-2, a genomic segment contains:
- a CDS encoding aspartate aminotransferase family protein produces MNDVFMNTYHRLPVTFSGGSGSWLTDSNGKRYLDFTAGIAVNCLGHGYPPLVKAIADQAAKFNHVCNYYQSDVSVAFAEKLVAACSAAGMRKVFLGNSGAEANEGACKIARKYSLKKYGPGRHQIVTLRGSFHGRTITTLAATGQDKFHKDFGPFTEGFLYIPGGDIDALDKALDRNTVAGILIEAIQGESGIIPQTAEYIAAAAKFCAERDILLMFDEVQSGLGRTGTFLACEAYGIKPDIVTLAKGLSGGVPVGAVLAGEKAADVFESSDHGSTFGGNPLAAAAGLVVLETVTNPGFLKEIIRKGDKITAAIRSWNHPAVKEIRGRGLMIGVDITVEAWPILEKAITRADAKTPGLLVLSAGPNTLRFLPPYTISDGEIDQGLEILRSCL; encoded by the coding sequence ATGAACGATGTGTTTATGAATACTTACCACAGGCTGCCGGTTACCTTTTCAGGCGGCAGCGGTTCCTGGCTCACGGACAGCAACGGAAAGCGGTACCTGGACTTTACTGCGGGTATCGCCGTGAACTGCCTGGGCCATGGATACCCGCCCCTGGTTAAGGCCATTGCGGATCAGGCGGCAAAATTCAACCATGTGTGCAACTACTACCAGAGCGACGTGTCTGTGGCCTTCGCAGAAAAACTGGTGGCTGCCTGTTCTGCTGCGGGAATGCGGAAAGTGTTCCTGGGCAATTCCGGCGCTGAGGCCAATGAAGGGGCCTGCAAGATAGCCCGGAAATATTCCCTGAAAAAATACGGTCCCGGCCGGCATCAGATCGTGACCCTCCGGGGAAGTTTCCACGGGCGCACCATCACCACCCTGGCCGCCACCGGACAGGACAAGTTCCACAAAGACTTCGGCCCCTTCACCGAAGGCTTCCTCTACATACCCGGCGGTGACATAGACGCCCTAGACAAGGCTCTAGATAGAAATACTGTGGCAGGCATCCTGATCGAAGCCATCCAGGGGGAAAGCGGCATAATCCCCCAAACCGCGGAGTACATCGCCGCAGCAGCAAAATTCTGCGCCGAGCGGGACATACTCCTCATGTTTGACGAGGTCCAGAGCGGGCTCGGCCGAACCGGAACCTTCCTGGCTTGTGAAGCCTACGGTATAAAACCCGATATAGTCACCCTGGCCAAGGGCCTTTCCGGGGGCGTCCCGGTAGGGGCAGTCCTGGCCGGTGAAAAAGCGGCGGATGTTTTTGAGAGCAGCGATCACGGCAGTACCTTTGGGGGCAACCCCCTGGCAGCCGCAGCAGGCCTGGTGGTCCTGGAAACGGTTACTAATCCTGGGTTTCTCAAGGAAATTATCCGGAAGGGGGACAAAATAACTGCAGCCATCCGTTCCTGGAACCATCCGGCGGTGAAGGAAATCCGGGGCCGGGGGCTCATGATCGGGGTGGACATCACTGTCGAAGCCTGGCCTATCCTGGAAAAGGCCATCACCAGGGCGGATGCAAAAACCCCGGGGCTCCTGGTCCTCAGCGCCGGACCGAACACCCTGCGATTCCTGCCGCCCTACACTATCAGTGACGGGGAGATTGATCAGGGGCTGGAAATACTACGGAGCTGTCTGTAA
- the argB gene encoding acetylglutamate kinase: MKETISNTVRAEGLIHALPYIQAHRGKIVVVKYGGNAMINADLKAAVIQDVIFMNCVGIKTVLVHGGGPEIEAMLNALGKESRFVQGLRYTDEETMEVVQMVLCGKVNKDITALIQRSGGKALGLSGIDGGLLQGKLLKSGGEDLGLVGEIETVNTQVLEQVLESGAIPVVSSVALGIGDAAGHTLNVNADTAAAQIAAALKAEKLVLMTDVQGILRNVQDPDSLIKQLPRKDLENLKKDGVVSKGMIPKTECCSLALDGGVKKAHIIDGRLPHALLIELFTDEGIGTMIEAEKNA; encoded by the coding sequence ATGAAAGAAACGATTAGCAACACTGTCAGGGCGGAGGGGCTTATCCACGCCCTACCCTACATACAGGCCCACCGGGGCAAAATAGTGGTGGTGAAATACGGCGGGAACGCCATGATCAACGCCGACTTAAAAGCAGCGGTAATCCAGGACGTGATTTTCATGAACTGTGTGGGGATAAAAACCGTGCTGGTCCACGGGGGGGGCCCGGAAATCGAGGCCATGCTCAACGCCCTGGGCAAGGAGAGCCGCTTTGTCCAGGGACTCCGGTACACCGACGAGGAAACCATGGAAGTAGTCCAGATGGTCCTCTGCGGAAAGGTGAACAAGGATATTACCGCCCTGATCCAGCGCTCAGGCGGAAAAGCCCTGGGGCTCTCGGGGATAGACGGGGGCCTGCTCCAGGGGAAGCTCCTCAAGTCAGGAGGCGAGGACCTGGGCCTGGTAGGGGAAATCGAAACGGTAAACACTCAGGTCCTGGAACAGGTGCTGGAATCGGGGGCCATCCCTGTGGTATCTTCCGTAGCCCTGGGCATCGGGGACGCTGCGGGGCATACCCTGAATGTCAACGCCGACACCGCCGCCGCCCAAATTGCTGCGGCCCTGAAAGCAGAAAAACTGGTCCTCATGACCGATGTCCAGGGCATACTCCGCAATGTCCAGGACCCGGACTCGTTGATCAAACAGCTCCCCCGCAAGGATCTGGAAAATCTGAAAAAAGACGGCGTCGTGAGCAAGGGCATGATCCCCAAAACGGAATGTTGCAGCCTTGCCCTGGACGGTGGGGTGAAAAAGGCCCACATCATCGACGGCCGCCTCCCCCATGCGCTGCTCATAGAATTGTTCACCGATGAAGGCATCGGCACCATGATTGAAGCAGAAAAGAATGCCTAA
- the argC gene encoding N-acetyl-gamma-glutamyl-phosphate reductase: MIAGVIGATGYAGAELVRLLAGHPKVESLALASVSHQGDSIDRIYPNFLGKIKATLEKPEEALARSNVVFAALPHGVGEPFAKSCIEKGIPFIDLSADFRFDDDEATFAAWYGKPFVHKELRKYSVYGLPELNRERIKELAAAGKVIIGNPGCYPTGASLGAFPALAKGIAGAGTIIVDSASGITGGGRDPSRAFHYPECADSITPYKVGAHRHTPEISRNFQAMAARASSVPGPGSSVPGPGLIFTPHLAPMNRGILSTIYIPLAESWKPRESSGGAPRPPTKEIEEKVAEIRKVYEDFYQSEPFVRILPAGDIAASGRVRHSNFCDISIHLDQGGSTLVVVSAIDNMVKGAAGQAVQNMNLIFGFDETAGLEAVPALF; this comes from the coding sequence ATGATTGCAGGTGTTATCGGCGCTACCGGGTATGCCGGGGCAGAACTAGTCCGGCTGCTGGCGGGGCATCCGAAAGTGGAGAGCCTTGCCCTGGCCTCGGTGAGTCACCAGGGCGATTCGATTGATCGCATTTATCCCAATTTTCTGGGAAAGATAAAGGCCACCCTGGAAAAGCCCGAGGAAGCCCTGGCCCGGTCCAATGTGGTATTTGCAGCCCTGCCCCACGGGGTGGGTGAACCCTTTGCCAAGTCTTGTATCGAAAAGGGCATCCCCTTTATCGACCTTTCTGCGGATTTCCGCTTTGACGACGATGAGGCCACCTTTGCCGCCTGGTATGGCAAACCATTTGTTCATAAGGAATTACGCAAGTACTCGGTATACGGCCTGCCGGAGCTGAACCGGGAGCGGATCAAGGAGCTGGCTGCCGCTGGGAAGGTGATCATCGGCAACCCCGGCTGCTACCCCACCGGGGCCTCCCTAGGGGCCTTCCCTGCCCTGGCCAAGGGCATCGCAGGTGCGGGCACCATTATCGTCGATTCTGCCAGCGGGATTACCGGGGGCGGCCGGGATCCCAGCCGTGCCTTCCACTACCCGGAATGCGCCGATTCCATCACCCCCTACAAGGTGGGCGCCCATCGGCATACCCCGGAGATCAGCCGGAACTTCCAAGCCATGGCCGCCCGGGCCAGCTCTGTCCCCGGGCCGGGCAGCTCTGTCCCCGGGCCGGGGCTAATCTTTACCCCCCACCTGGCGCCCATGAACCGGGGCATACTCAGCACCATCTACATACCCCTGGCGGAATCCTGGAAACCCCGGGAATCCTCAGGCGGCGCGCCCCGGCCCCCCACCAAGGAAATCGAGGAAAAGGTCGCAGAGATCCGTAAAGTATATGAAGACTTTTATCAGAGCGAGCCCTTTGTCCGTATACTCCCGGCCGGGGACATAGCTGCCAGCGGCCGGGTCAGGCATTCCAACTTTTGTGATATTTCGATACACCTTGATCAGGGGGGAAGCACCCTGGTGGTGGTAAGCGCCATCGACAACATGGTCAAGGGTGCAGCAGGGCAGGCGGTTCAGAATATGAACCTCATTTTCGGATTTGATGAAACTGCGGGGCTGGAGGCAGTACCCGCTTTGTTTTAA
- the glpK gene encoding glycerol kinase GlpK, protein MGKYILALDQGTTSSRAILFDRDQNILGMAQREFAQIYPREGWVEHDPMEIYSSQYAVMMELLTQNSIAAEDIAALGITNQRETTILWDKVTGRPIYNAIVWQCRRTADIVDGLVKDGLGDHIRKTTGLVPDAYFSGTKIKWILDHTEGARDKARLGEILFGTVDTWLIWKLTNGAAHVIDLTNASRTMIFDIHTLDWDDRLLAALDIPRAMLPQVKPSSCIYGTALIQGAEIPIAGDAGDQQAALFGQCCFEKGEAKNTYGTGCFLLTHTGNEAVESRNGLLTTIAAALPGKANYALEGSVFVGGAVIQWLRDEMRFLTESADAEYYAGKVEDTGGVYLVPAFTGLGAPHWDMYARGCIVGITRGTKRYHIIRAAEESIAYQVLDLIRAMEKDTGTKIAELKVDGGASRDSFLMQFQADIMGGNLHRPKIRETTALGAAYLAGLAVGFWKGLDEIKAKWQCDKSFGPQMEAKKRETLIAGWHKAVGRSLGWAE, encoded by the coding sequence ATGGGGAAATATATTTTAGCCTTGGATCAGGGAACCACCAGTTCCCGGGCAATACTCTTTGACCGGGATCAGAATATCCTTGGCATGGCCCAGAGGGAATTCGCTCAAATATACCCCCGGGAGGGGTGGGTTGAACATGACCCCATGGAAATCTACTCCTCCCAATATGCGGTGATGATGGAACTCCTTACTCAAAACAGTATTGCTGCAGAGGATATCGCCGCCCTGGGTATTACCAACCAGCGTGAAACAACGATACTGTGGGATAAGGTTACGGGTAGGCCGATTTACAACGCCATAGTCTGGCAGTGCCGGCGTACTGCGGATATCGTGGACGGCCTGGTTAAAGACGGGCTGGGGGACCACATCCGCAAAACCACAGGGTTGGTGCCGGACGCTTATTTTTCCGGCACAAAAATCAAGTGGATACTGGATCACACAGAGGGGGCCCGGGACAAAGCCCGGCTGGGAGAGATACTCTTCGGCACCGTGGACACCTGGCTGATCTGGAAACTCACCAATGGCGCCGCCCATGTGATCGACCTTACCAACGCATCCCGGACTATGATCTTCGATATCCATACCCTGGACTGGGATGACAGGCTCCTGGCAGCCCTGGACATCCCCCGGGCCATGCTCCCCCAGGTTAAGCCTTCAAGCTGCATCTACGGTACGGCACTCATCCAGGGCGCAGAGATCCCCATTGCCGGGGATGCGGGGGATCAGCAGGCGGCCCTCTTTGGGCAGTGCTGTTTTGAAAAGGGAGAGGCGAAAAATACCTACGGTACCGGCTGCTTCCTCCTGACCCACACGGGAAATGAGGCGGTTGAAAGCCGGAACGGCCTGCTCACCACCATTGCTGCAGCCTTGCCCGGGAAGGCCAACTACGCCCTGGAGGGCAGCGTCTTTGTGGGGGGCGCGGTGATCCAGTGGCTCCGGGACGAGATGCGTTTCCTCACGGAAAGCGCCGATGCGGAATACTACGCCGGCAAGGTGGAGGATACCGGCGGGGTCTACCTGGTTCCCGCCTTTACCGGCCTGGGGGCGCCCCATTGGGATATGTACGCCCGGGGCTGCATCGTGGGGATCACCCGGGGCACCAAACGCTACCATATCATCAGGGCGGCGGAGGAATCCATCGCCTACCAGGTTCTGGATTTGATCCGGGCCATGGAAAAGGACACGGGAACAAAAATTGCAGAACTCAAGGTAGATGGCGGGGCGAGCAGGGACAGCTTCCTCATGCAGTTTCAGGCGGACATCATGGGCGGGAACTTACACCGGCCCAAAATCCGGGAAACCACCGCCCTGGGCGCCGCTTACCTTGCTGGGCTGGCGGTGGGTTTCTGGAAGGGGCTGGATGAAATCAAGGCCAAATGGCAATGCGATAAAAGCTTCGGTCCCCAAATGGAGGCAAAGAAACGGGAAACCCTCATCGCAGGCTGGCATAAGGCAGTTGGCCGAAGTCTCGGCTGGGCAGAGTAA
- a CDS encoding Ldh family oxidoreductase → MAQNIVYESFDKMEALMKDVFIKVGVPEVDAAVCAEILIESDKRGIDSHGVGRFKPIYIDRINDGIQNPVTNFEVVKDGLTTAVVDGHDGMGQVIGKRSMQMALDKAKKYGMGMVVARNSTHYGIAGYYATMATKAGMIGITGTNARPSIAPTFGVENMLGTNPLTVGIPSDEDFPFVLDCATSVSQRGKIEHYDRIGKKMPEGWVIDQQGQSETDPATALEGLTKGSSALAPLGGLGDDTAGYKGYGYATVVEILSAALQQGNFLKALSGLDGSGKKIPYHLGHFFIAIDISAFVELDLFKKTTGDILRELRASKKMPGRDRIYTAGEKEYLAWLDRKGKGVPLNDSLKKTILKLKEEYKLDGYSFNF, encoded by the coding sequence ATGGCCCAGAATATTGTATATGAGAGCTTTGATAAGATGGAAGCTCTTATGAAGGATGTGTTTATCAAAGTCGGGGTACCCGAAGTGGACGCGGCGGTTTGCGCAGAGATACTGATCGAGTCGGACAAACGGGGTATCGATTCCCACGGGGTGGGCAGGTTCAAGCCGATTTACATTGACCGGATAAATGACGGCATCCAGAACCCGGTGACAAATTTTGAAGTTGTCAAGGACGGCCTGACCACGGCGGTGGTGGACGGCCACGACGGCATGGGCCAGGTTATCGGCAAACGGTCCATGCAGATGGCCCTGGATAAGGCAAAGAAGTACGGCATGGGCATGGTTGTGGCAAGAAACTCCACCCACTACGGCATTGCGGGCTACTATGCCACCATGGCGACCAAGGCGGGGATGATCGGCATTACCGGCACCAACGCCCGGCCCTCTATTGCCCCAACCTTTGGGGTAGAAAATATGCTGGGCACCAATCCCTTAACCGTGGGTATTCCCTCGGATGAGGACTTCCCCTTTGTGCTGGACTGTGCCACCTCGGTTTCCCAGCGAGGCAAGATCGAACACTACGATCGGATTGGCAAAAAGATGCCCGAAGGCTGGGTCATCGATCAGCAGGGCCAAAGCGAAACGGATCCCGCCACGGCCCTGGAGGGGCTGACCAAAGGAAGCTCAGCCCTGGCGCCCTTAGGCGGCCTGGGGGACGATACCGCAGGCTATAAAGGCTACGGCTACGCCACAGTGGTAGAGATACTCTCCGCTGCCCTACAACAGGGAAACTTTCTGAAAGCCCTGAGCGGCCTGGATGGGAGCGGCAAAAAGATTCCCTACCACCTAGGGCACTTCTTTATCGCCATAGACATAAGCGCCTTTGTGGAACTTGATTTATTCAAAAAAACCACCGGAGATATTTTGCGGGAACTGCGGGCATCGAAAAAAATGCCCGGCCGCGACAGGATCTATACTGCAGGGGAAAAAGAGTACCTGGCATGGCTTGACCGGAAGGGAAAAGGCGTACCCCTGAACGACAGCCTGAAAAAAACGATACTGAAACTGAAGGAAGAATATAAGCTTGACGGGTATAGCTTCAATTTTTAA
- a CDS encoding ABC transporter substrate-binding protein — translation MKKLLCTMMAVLCVGALVFAAGGKDQSAAGGKTKIILWHSMGGRNGEALEKLAKEFNSSQEKIEIELQYQGNYDDCIVKIKATPKGQGPDILQLYDIGTRWAIDSGTTLKMQDFINRDKYNISDYEPNILAYYTLDGELFSMPFNCSSPVIIYNKEALAAAKLDPKTAFATMDAVLATSKALAASNPNMHGSFTNYSWVFEQLVSIQDKDLLDNGNGRKSRATAVIAREPLLNIMTKLRAIYSDPSNVIFGKGTAESKNQFATGSTLGYIIDSCSIYADSAAAAGGKFNLGFASIPKVNAGDTGGVSVGGGSLWLMDSGSDQKANAAWEFVKFVTGAEKQAQWSMETGYLPIRRSSVDLPVYQDFTKNTNPELIVAIEALRNSKPSCAGSVMGVFSKARVIIENEIETMANNPSVTPQAVVDRIISQINEEITLYNRTN, via the coding sequence ATGAAAAAATTACTCTGTACTATGATGGCGGTCCTTTGCGTGGGCGCCCTGGTTTTCGCCGCCGGCGGAAAGGATCAAAGCGCTGCGGGGGGTAAGACTAAAATTATCCTGTGGCATTCCATGGGCGGAAGAAACGGTGAAGCCCTGGAAAAATTGGCCAAGGAATTTAACAGTTCCCAGGAAAAAATCGAAATTGAACTGCAATACCAGGGGAACTATGACGACTGTATCGTCAAAATAAAAGCCACCCCCAAGGGGCAGGGGCCGGATATACTCCAGCTCTACGATATAGGAACCCGTTGGGCCATAGATTCCGGCACAACCCTGAAGATGCAGGATTTTATCAACCGGGACAAGTACAATATTTCCGATTATGAACCGAACATCCTGGCCTATTACACCCTGGACGGGGAACTTTTTTCCATGCCCTTTAACTGTTCTTCCCCGGTAATCATCTACAACAAGGAAGCCCTTGCCGCAGCTAAGCTGGATCCCAAAACCGCTTTCGCCACCATGGACGCCGTCCTTGCCACCAGCAAGGCCCTTGCGGCTTCCAACCCAAACATGCACGGGTCCTTCACCAACTACAGCTGGGTTTTTGAACAGCTGGTTTCCATCCAGGACAAGGACCTGCTGGATAACGGCAATGGCCGCAAGAGCCGGGCCACAGCGGTCATCGCCCGGGAACCGCTGCTCAACATCATGACCAAACTCAGGGCTATTTACAGCGATCCCTCCAACGTTATCTTTGGTAAGGGAACCGCGGAGTCCAAGAACCAGTTTGCCACGGGCAGTACCCTGGGCTACATCATTGACTCCTGTTCAATCTATGCGGACTCTGCCGCCGCTGCGGGTGGTAAGTTCAATTTAGGCTTCGCATCTATCCCCAAGGTTAATGCCGGGGACACCGGAGGCGTTTCTGTGGGCGGGGGTTCTCTCTGGCTCATGGACAGCGGCAGCGACCAAAAGGCCAACGCGGCCTGGGAATTTGTCAAGTTTGTAACTGGCGCGGAAAAGCAGGCCCAATGGTCCATGGAGACCGGGTACCTGCCCATACGCCGGTCCTCGGTTGACCTGCCTGTTTACCAGGACTTTACCAAGAATACTAACCCTGAACTGATCGTCGCTATTGAGGCGCTGCGGAATTCCAAGCCCTCCTGCGCGGGCAGCGTCATGGGTGTATTCTCCAAGGCCCGGGTCATCATCGAAAACGAAATCGAAACCATGGCCAACAACCCTTCCGTTACTCCCCAAGCTGTGGTGGACCGGATCATCAGCCAGATAAACGAAGAAATTACCCTCTACAACAGAACTAACTAG
- a CDS encoding carbohydrate ABC transporter permease produces the protein MSQKNLHAALGWIVKFAIGIFIISPILIGFSMSFMSPAERAMIPPHILPQNPVTYTYRTALQTVPLFKFMANSFIVCAIIIVGQVFTCSFAAYAFSFHRFKGRNVLFMVVLATMMIPADAIIIANYLTIAQARLTNTYFGLVVPYLSSAMGIFLMRQFFLTIPRELHEAAIIDGCGDLRFLLKIVMPISKPAIASLGVYTFIQIYNQYLWPLLVTNSNNMRTVQVGIGILKEAEAVDYGIVLAGSILVLIPAVLVFIFGQKYLVRGMTAGAVKG, from the coding sequence GTGAGCCAAAAAAACCTGCACGCAGCCCTGGGGTGGATAGTTAAATTCGCTATCGGCATTTTTATTATTTCGCCTATCCTGATCGGTTTTTCCATGAGCTTCATGTCCCCGGCTGAACGGGCTATGATACCCCCCCATATTCTACCCCAGAACCCGGTGACCTACACCTACAGGACGGCCCTGCAAACCGTGCCCCTCTTCAAATTTATGGCAAACAGTTTTATTGTGTGCGCCATTATTATCGTAGGCCAGGTCTTTACCTGTAGCTTTGCTGCATACGCCTTTTCTTTCCACCGCTTCAAGGGGCGGAATGTCCTGTTCATGGTGGTCCTGGCTACCATGATGATCCCTGCGGATGCCATCATCATTGCCAATTACCTTACCATAGCCCAGGCGCGGCTGACCAATACTTATTTCGGCCTGGTGGTTCCCTATTTAAGCTCCGCCATGGGCATTTTCCTGATGCGCCAGTTTTTCCTGACCATACCCCGGGAACTGCACGAGGCAGCCATTATCGACGGCTGCGGGGATCTGCGGTTTCTTTTGAAAATCGTAATGCCCATTTCTAAACCCGCCATAGCGTCCCTGGGGGTGTATACCTTTATCCAGATTTATAACCAGTACCTCTGGCCCCTGCTGGTGACGAACAGCAACAATATGCGGACAGTCCAGGTGGGCATAGGGATTCTGAAGGAAGCGGAAGCGGTGGATTACGGAATTGTGCTGGCCGGATCGATATTGGTTCTGATACCCGCAGTTTTGGTGTTTATCTTTGGACAAAAATATCTGGTCAGGGGGATGACCGCCGGCGCGGTGAAGGGTTAA
- a CDS encoding carbohydrate ABC transporter permease, producing the protein MSLSAKRSFNATPYLFLLPCMLVFGVFIFFPFAKTVIFSFFLTNSRGKPVEFVGFENYIKQFSSAQFLNSLKLTLIFAPLVCIPTLVAAYFLAALANTRSRGSRIYEVMYSLPMAIASAPAAAIWFNLLSSGKNGIMNHLLGTDIRWLLDAKYALFGVAFVTVWLNIGTGFIFLLTGFRNVSDELIESARMDGAGYFRRLFSILTPIASPQIFFVVFLNIVVSFQAFAQIRLLTQGGPSYSTNVLVYSIFQSAIRDTRFETAFAQSVVLFLIILGVTIIQFKTEDRMVHYQ; encoded by the coding sequence ATGAGTTTATCAGCAAAAAGATCCTTTAACGCTACGCCGTATCTGTTCCTTTTGCCCTGTATGCTGGTTTTTGGGGTGTTTATATTTTTTCCCTTTGCCAAGACGGTGATTTTTTCTTTCTTTCTGACTAATTCCCGGGGCAAACCGGTAGAATTTGTAGGATTTGAAAATTATATCAAGCAGTTCAGCAGCGCTCAGTTCCTGAACAGCCTGAAGCTCACCCTGATTTTTGCCCCCCTGGTCTGCATCCCCACCCTGGTGGCGGCCTACTTCCTGGCGGCTCTGGCCAATACCAGGAGCCGGGGCAGCAGGATTTACGAGGTGATGTATTCCCTGCCCATGGCTATCGCTTCCGCACCGGCGGCGGCGATTTGGTTTAACCTGCTTAGCTCCGGGAAAAACGGCATCATGAACCATCTGCTGGGGACGGACATACGCTGGCTCCTGGACGCGAAGTACGCCCTGTTCGGGGTGGCCTTTGTAACGGTGTGGCTTAACATTGGTACGGGGTTTATCTTCCTCCTCACGGGGTTCCGCAATGTGAGCGACGAGCTTATCGAAAGCGCCCGTATGGACGGGGCGGGGTATTTCCGCCGGCTTTTCAGCATTCTGACCCCCATCGCCTCCCCGCAGATATTTTTTGTGGTGTTCCTGAATATCGTGGTTTCCTTTCAGGCCTTTGCCCAGATACGGCTCCTGACCCAGGGGGGGCCCAGCTATTCTACCAATGTATTGGTCTATTCAATTTTCCAGTCTGCTATCCGGGACACCCGGTTTGAAACGGCCTTTGCCCAGTCGGTGGTACTTTTCCTCATCATCCTGGGGGTTACAATTATTCAATTCAAAACTGAAGACAGGATGGTACACTACCAGTGA
- a CDS encoding glycerophosphodiester phosphodiesterase: MKILNLAHRGFSGKYPENTRRAFIAAIEEGHYKGRPCNGFESDVHLSADGEPVIIHDDLLERTTDGKGAVGDQSFADLRKLDCGAWKGREFAGERMMHLDELLELIIEKDIVLNLEIKNYSVFYKGIEEKVIGRIKALGAQNRVFLSSFNHISMRICKEIDKNIEAGLLYGYPLLDMDDYGKRHGMNALHPQVNCLEYTPELVEKAHKNGLKINTWTANTEEQIRFCIKLGVDSIISNYPDKVAELLAANNS; the protein is encoded by the coding sequence ATGAAAATACTGAACCTGGCCCACCGGGGATTTAGCGGAAAATACCCTGAGAATACCCGCAGGGCCTTTATTGCCGCCATTGAGGAGGGGCATTACAAGGGGCGCCCCTGCAATGGCTTTGAGTCGGATGTCCATTTATCCGCCGACGGCGAACCGGTGATAATCCATGACGATCTGCTGGAGCGGACCACCGACGGGAAGGGGGCCGTGGGGGATCAGAGTTTCGCGGATCTGAGAAAGCTGGACTGCGGCGCCTGGAAGGGCCGGGAGTTTGCCGGGGAACGGATGATGCACCTGGACGAGCTTCTGGAACTGATTATCGAGAAGGATATTGTGCTCAACCTGGAGATTAAAAATTATTCGGTCTTTTATAAAGGTATCGAAGAGAAGGTTATAGGCCGGATTAAGGCCCTGGGAGCGCAAAACCGGGTTTTTCTCTCATCCTTTAACCATATTTCCATGAGAATTTGCAAAGAAATCGACAAAAACATCGAAGCGGGGCTCCTTTACGGGTACCCTTTGCTTGATATGGACGATTATGGCAAGCGGCATGGTATGAATGCCCTGCATCCCCAGGTGAATTGCCTGGAATATACCCCGGAACTAGTCGAAAAAGCCCATAAAAACGGGTTAAAGATAAATACCTGGACCGCAAATACGGAAGAACAGATACGTTTTTGCATTAAGCTTGGGGTAGACAGCATCATTTCCAACTATCCTGATAAGGTAGCGGAGTTGTTAGCCGCAAATAATTCTTAA
- a CDS encoding type II toxin-antitoxin system RelE/ParE family toxin has translation MIQSFKCKETAKIFAVGYSARFSTAIFKSAIIKLAMLNRSGQLNELAIPPSNHLEKLSGNREGQYSIRINDKYRICFRWSENNAYDVEIVDYH, from the coding sequence ATGATACAATCGTTTAAATGTAAAGAAACGGCCAAGATTTTTGCGGTCGGCTATTCTGCGAGGTTTTCAACAGCAATTTTTAAATCGGCAATCATCAAACTGGCGATGCTGAATAGATCCGGGCAGCTTAATGAACTGGCTATTCCACCGTCCAATCATCTGGAAAAACTTTCAGGAAATCGTGAAGGCCAATACTCTATTCGCATTAATGATAAATACCGTATTTGTTTTAGATGGAGCGAGAATAACGCCTATGACGTGGAAATTGTGGATTATCATTGA
- a CDS encoding HigA family addiction module antitoxin: MKMLNELPTVGEVLAEEFLAPLNISQNALAKILGIPQNRLSDIINGKRGITADTDLRLCKYFGLTDGYFAGMQLDFERIKAKRKIQDDLDHIVPLKKQPA; encoded by the coding sequence ATGAAGATGCTCAATGAGCTGCCTACAGTTGGGGAAGTTTTGGCCGAAGAATTTCTTGCCCCTTTAAATATTTCCCAAAACGCGCTGGCAAAAATCCTGGGTATTCCGCAAAACAGATTGAGCGATATCATTAATGGAAAACGGGGTATTACTGCGGATACCGATTTGCGTTTATGTAAATATTTTGGTTTGACAGATGGATATTTTGCGGGAATGCAGCTTGATTTTGAACGTATTAAAGCAAAAAGAAAAATTCAGGACGATTTAGATCATATAGTTCCACTAAAAAAGCAGCCCGCATAA
- a CDS encoding alpha/beta hydrolase domain-containing protein gives MPSESEGRRSKGNLDQNGNAKGGIRPPNFDIPTAQYVAGPAYPLEGFTIAFAPAKLKELYPTHEIYVEKIRQSADAAVKAGFLLPQGADEYVKLAEIAPVPEPIPTEAKLFLG, from the coding sequence ATACCGTCAGAAAGCGAGGGACGGCGGTCAAAAGGGAATCTTGATCAAAACGGGAATGCCAAGGGCGGCATACGGCCGCCAAATTTTGATATTCCCACCGCTCAATATGTTGCAGGTCCGGCGTATCCCCTGGAAGGATTCACCATAGCTTTTGCCCCGGCTAAACTCAAAGAGCTTTATCCGACCCATGAGATATACGTAGAGAAAATCCGGCAATCAGCGGATGCGGCGGTAAAGGCGGGATTTCTTTTACCCCAAGGCGCCGATGAATATGTGAAGCTTGCGGAGATAGCCCCGGTCCCCGAGCCGATCCCCACCGAGGCAAAGCTGTTTTTGGGATAG